The proteins below are encoded in one region of Clostridium estertheticum:
- a CDS encoding APC family permease translates to MFSKIRELLIGKTLKTEELEGEKLNVLWGLPILSSDAVSSVAYAGEEILIVLIGVIGFMAYKYMFYAALCIVLLLLILVFSYMQTIDSYPSGGGSYIVAKDNLGVTPGLTAGAALTIGYVLTVAVSISAGTAAITSAMPFLYKYKVVIALVMLLIITIGNLRGTKESSKLFGVPTYIFIGSCVVLIVTGLVRHYVFGYSPHSLFPMPRQIGDITLFLFLRAFASGCSGLTGVEAVSNGIPNFQEPSQKNAKIVLVLLGGLVFFIFVGLSFLATIYHAVPVEHMTVLAQITQQVFGKGIMFYVIQVTTAIILIMAANTSYAGLPLLLSLMGNDGFVPRQFSQRGKRLSFSNGIIVLAVASAILIIVFKGDTHALLPLYAVGVFISFTLSQVGMFLKWKKDKTVGWRFKAAVNGFGAIVTFITVILIGITKFMDGAWIVCIIIPMLVYFMLKIKEHYTHVVEQIRLTNDLRPKVGAVTNNDQHVIILLGTLNKSFLKALNCARCLSQNVVAFHVSTDPEITQKLKRKWKEYNPGIPLIIEHSSYRDVMEPLMNFIQSEERSSKHGETVTVVLTQFVITKWWHNLLHNQTGYFIKSQLYKNRNVAVLTVPYIIKG, encoded by the coding sequence ATGTTTTCAAAGATAAGAGAACTATTAATAGGCAAGACATTAAAAACAGAAGAATTAGAAGGAGAAAAATTAAACGTTTTATGGGGACTACCTATATTATCCAGTGATGCAGTTTCCTCCGTTGCATATGCAGGTGAGGAAATTTTAATTGTGCTAATTGGAGTTATAGGTTTTATGGCATATAAATATATGTTTTATGCTGCATTGTGTATTGTTTTGCTATTACTCATACTCGTTTTTTCATACATGCAGACTATTGATAGCTACCCATCTGGTGGAGGATCATATATAGTGGCAAAGGATAACCTCGGAGTAACCCCAGGGCTTACGGCCGGAGCAGCACTTACTATAGGTTACGTACTTACAGTTGCTGTTAGCATAAGCGCCGGAACTGCCGCGATAACATCAGCTATGCCATTTTTGTATAAATACAAAGTAGTTATAGCTCTTGTAATGTTATTAATTATAACAATAGGGAATTTAAGAGGAACGAAGGAATCATCTAAACTTTTCGGAGTTCCAACATATATATTCATAGGCTCTTGCGTAGTGCTCATTGTTACTGGTCTTGTTAGACATTATGTTTTTGGTTATTCACCACATTCGTTATTTCCAATGCCAAGGCAAATAGGTGATATTACATTATTTCTATTTCTTCGTGCATTTGCTTCAGGTTGTAGTGGGTTAACGGGAGTTGAAGCTGTAAGTAATGGTATACCCAATTTTCAAGAACCATCACAAAAAAATGCAAAAATTGTTTTAGTTTTACTAGGAGGGTTAGTATTTTTTATTTTTGTAGGATTATCTTTCTTAGCAACAATTTATCATGCAGTACCCGTTGAGCACATGACAGTGCTTGCTCAAATTACACAGCAGGTTTTTGGAAAAGGTATTATGTTTTATGTTATACAAGTCACCACTGCAATTATTTTAATAATGGCTGCTAATACATCTTATGCAGGTCTGCCACTATTACTTTCTTTAATGGGAAATGATGGATTTGTTCCAAGGCAATTTTCTCAAAGAGGAAAAAGATTAAGTTTTTCAAATGGAATAATAGTACTAGCTGTAGCTTCTGCTATATTAATTATTGTGTTTAAAGGTGATACTCATGCACTTTTACCATTATATGCTGTTGGTGTATTTATATCTTTTACACTTTCTCAGGTTGGAATGTTCTTAAAGTGGAAAAAAGATAAAACAGTTGGTTGGAGATTTAAGGCAGCCGTAAATGGATTCGGTGCTATTGTAACTTTTATTACAGTAATACTTATAGGTATCACAAAGTTTATGGATGGAGCTTGGATCGTTTGTATTATTATACCGATGCTTGTCTATTTTATGCTAAAGATTAAGGAACATTATACTCATGTAGTGGAGCAAATAAGATTAACAAATGACCTAAGACCCAAAGTGGGGGCAGTAACAAATAATGATCAGCATGTAATAATACTTTTAGGTACATTAAATAAATCATTCCTAAAAGCATTAAACTGTGCTAGATGTTTATCACAAAATGTGGTTGCGTTTCATGTATCAACTGATCCGGAAATTACTCAAAAATTAAAAAGAAAGTGGAAAGAGTATAATCCTGGAATTCCATTAATAATAGAACACTCTTCATATAGGGATGTAATGGAACCATTAATGAATTTTATACAATCAGAAGAGCGTTCTTCAAAACATGGAGAAACAGTGACTGTAGTGCTAACACAATTTGTTATTACTAAATGGTGGCATAATTTGCTTCATAACCAGACAGGGTATTTTATAAAGAGTCAATTATATAAAAATAGAAATGTGGCAGTTCTTACAGTGCCATATATAATAAAAGGGTAG
- a CDS encoding HD domain-containing phosphohydrolase — translation MEENKMSQLSEIEGLRKEDVQHERTIEEAIFYNGPDMHYIYDQQGKLVRWNEKFQDITGYSSEELSKMSLLDWYKGDEKSYRVIMECITMARDDGFGVIDAELQKNDGTIMSVYFKAFTLCLNGQKYIECRIIDITERKRKEKEICYLSYHDQLTGLYNRRFYEEELTRLDTERNLPMTIVMGDVNGLKFINDSFGHVMGDKLLKKVAKIISLGCRADDIIARFGGDEFVIILPKTDAFVAEEIIKRIKTLSLNEKVGFIDISVSFGYQTKNNKEEKAEEILINAENNMYNNKLFEGPIMKVKTINAIINTLYEENKEEEKHSHEVSKLCGEMGEALGLSKYEVNELKEVGLLHNIGKIAIHENVLNKTSKLTSDEWKKIKSHCEIGYRMLNTVNGMSNMATYILYHHERWDGLGYPKGLKGSEIPITSRIINIADAYDSMSRDRCYRSALSMENIIKELQKNAGHQFDPELVSVFIKKILGK, via the coding sequence ATGGAGGAAAATAAAATGAGCCAATTATCTGAAATTGAAGGGCTAAGGAAAGAGGATGTACAACATGAAAGAACTATAGAAGAAGCAATATTCTATAATGGACCAGATATGCATTATATTTACGATCAACAAGGAAAATTAGTGAGGTGGAATGAAAAGTTTCAGGATATAACAGGTTACTCATCCGAGGAATTATCTAAAATGAGTCTTTTGGATTGGTATAAGGGTGATGAAAAAAGCTATAGAGTAATCATGGAGTGTATTACTATGGCTAGAGACGATGGATTCGGTGTTATTGATGCAGAACTGCAAAAGAATGATGGTACAATAATGTCCGTGTATTTTAAAGCATTTACTTTATGTTTAAATGGACAAAAATATATTGAATGTAGAATCATTGATATAACGGAGCGTAAAAGAAAGGAGAAAGAAATTTGTTATCTAAGTTATCATGATCAGTTAACGGGGTTATATAATCGCAGGTTTTATGAAGAAGAATTAACAAGACTTGATACGGAAAGGAACCTTCCTATGACGATTGTTATGGGGGACGTAAATGGGTTAAAATTTATTAATGATTCCTTTGGACATGTCATGGGTGATAAGCTTCTTAAAAAAGTAGCAAAAATAATAAGCCTTGGATGTAGGGCTGATGACATTATTGCTAGGTTTGGAGGGGATGAGTTTGTTATTATATTACCTAAAACGGATGCTTTTGTAGCAGAAGAAATTATAAAACGAATAAAAACTTTGTCATTAAATGAAAAAGTTGGTTTCATCGATATCTCTGTTTCTTTTGGGTATCAAACAAAGAATAATAAAGAAGAAAAAGCTGAAGAAATATTAATAAATGCAGAAAATAATATGTACAATAATAAGCTTTTTGAGGGCCCAATTATGAAAGTGAAAACAATTAATGCAATAATAAATACCTTATATGAGGAAAATAAAGAAGAAGAAAAACATTCTCATGAGGTTTCGAAGTTATGCGGCGAAATGGGAGAAGCCCTTGGTTTGTCTAAATATGAGGTCAATGAACTTAAGGAAGTTGGATTACTTCATAATATAGGTAAAATTGCAATACATGAAAATGTACTTAATAAAACAAGCAAACTTACAAGCGATGAATGGAAGAAAATTAAGAGCCACTGTGAAATAGGTTATAGAATGCTTAATACAGTAAATGGTATGTCCAACATGGCGACATACATATTATATCACCATGAAAGATGGGATGGATTAGGGTATCCAAAAGGATTAAAGGGATCAGAGATACCAATAACGTCAAGAATTATAAATATAGCAGATGCATATGATTCAATGAGTAGAGATAGATGTTATAGAAGTGCATTATCAATGGAGAATATCATAAAAGAATTACAAAAAAACGCAGGTCATCAATTTGATCCTGAACTAGTAAGTGTATTTATTAAAAAAATATTAGGAAAGTAA
- a CDS encoding DUF3237 domain-containing protein, which translates to MKTVDTKNVGFVEVFSIIIVVDKPILIGQDDIVGRRQLIPILSGEVTGLGFKGKVLPGGIDSQVIRPDGKCELSARYAIKLDDGATIYIENNGIRTVPFKYIEDVKAGKFVDPSVYYFRTIPIFETYSEKYKWMMNNIFVCYATRLPENVLLTFYKVL; encoded by the coding sequence ATGAAAACTGTTGATACTAAAAATGTAGGATTTGTTGAAGTATTTAGCATTATAATTGTAGTAGATAAACCTATTTTGATCGGACAAGATGATATAGTTGGAAGACGTCAATTAATCCCTATTTTATCAGGTGAGGTAACTGGTCTTGGCTTTAAAGGGAAAGTGCTTCCAGGAGGAATTGATAGTCAAGTTATCCGCCCAGATGGAAAATGTGAACTTTCAGCAAGATATGCTATTAAGTTAGATGATGGTGCTACAATTTACATTGAAAACAATGGGATTCGCACAGTACCATTCAAATACATAGAAGATGTAAAGGCCGGTAAATTCGTTGATCCTAGCGTTTATTATTTTCGTACAATTCCCATTTTCGAAACATACAGTGAGAAATATAAATGGATGATGAATAATATTTTCGTATGTTACGCTACTAGATTACCAGAAAATGTCTTGTTAACATTCTATAAAGTTCTCTAG
- a CDS encoding LysR substrate-binding domain-containing protein has translation MIEELKTFIAVVDKKSFTKAAITINISQPSVSLHIKLLEKKFNTKLIERSNKQRNILITQTGEILYKKAKQIISLIDDTKDELNNYHNSTSGTLKIGASMTIGEFLLPSILGEFIKEFPNIKLEVAIENTHNIYEKFINYDIDIALIEGSVPSHNYTSRNFYKDTMVIVTPNSFTYNKNIGLKPNLSNQTWMHREEGSGTGEYLNIFLNTEGISPKNFIILGSNYAIKEAVKNNLGVTFISSLVVADAATNNELKIIATKTKYNRFFSYLVHEKNLSKIATLFVEKLEKFSCGNIK, from the coding sequence TTGATAGAAGAATTGAAAACTTTCATTGCTGTTGTAGACAAAAAAAGCTTCACAAAAGCTGCAATCACTATCAATATATCCCAGCCAAGTGTTAGTTTACACATTAAACTTCTAGAAAAAAAGTTTAATACAAAATTGATAGAAAGATCAAACAAACAAAGAAATATATTAATTACGCAAACTGGAGAAATATTATACAAAAAGGCTAAACAAATAATATCCCTAATTGATGACACAAAAGATGAACTTAACAATTATCATAATTCAACCTCAGGAACTTTAAAAATCGGTGCAAGTATGACAATAGGTGAATTTTTACTCCCCTCAATACTAGGAGAATTTATTAAAGAGTTTCCAAATATAAAACTAGAAGTTGCTATTGAAAACACCCATAATATTTATGAAAAGTTTATAAACTATGATATTGATATTGCTTTAATTGAAGGCAGCGTCCCCTCACATAACTATACCTCTAGAAACTTTTATAAAGATACAATGGTTATTGTAACTCCAAATTCTTTTACCTACAATAAAAATATTGGACTTAAACCTAACTTGTCAAATCAAACTTGGATGCATAGGGAAGAAGGTTCTGGAACTGGTGAGTATCTAAATATATTTTTAAATACAGAAGGTATATCACCAAAGAATTTTATTATTCTTGGAAGTAATTACGCAATTAAAGAAGCTGTTAAAAATAATTTAGGTGTAACTTTTATCTCATCTTTAGTAGTTGCTGATGCTGCTACTAACAATGAACTTAAAATTATAGCTACTAAAACAAAATATAATAGGTTTTTTTCTTACTTAGTTCATGAGAAAAACTTATCAAAGATTGCAACATTATTTGTTGAGAAACTAGAAAAATTTAGCTGTGGAAATATTAAATAA
- a CDS encoding nitrite/sulfite reductase yields the protein MNNLNEILLSEIEGFRALGNKFLSGEMSKMDFKGASGGMGVYAERNGKDFMVRFRMPAGIAYIKDLKQIYDFANRYKVENIHITTRQAMQLHGITIDEVCNIMKEGIKKELYVRGSGGNYPRNVSASPLSGVEKNEVFDISPYATAVGQHFLNKIYTYKLPRKFKVAFSSNDKDESHVTATDLGFLAVIEDGAQYFKVYLGGGIGNNSRLSVSSGQLINPEDILYHVEALTELFINEGDYVNKGKARIRYIKERMGDEKFINCYNSYLEKVKAKGNLKIKVETKVETKVYDKAGSEISIKSPRLISQKQNGLYSVYVHPMGGQLKTEYLKLIIDKIEGMDDVEIRLTMSEGLYIRNLNGKEAQILLDLTEEMGGNTSLEYSTCCIGVPTCQMGILDSQSSLKEILRYFKEKNFTKDILPSVHISGCTNSCSVHEIGTIGFRGKKKKIHDELTNVFELHIGGDLGIGKTKLSKIYGDIKQVDVPVFLFELAIAIDNSNKDFTTWMEQNMDEFNEIVTKYIV from the coding sequence ATGAATAATTTAAATGAGATTCTTCTTTCTGAAATTGAAGGGTTTAGAGCACTTGGTAATAAATTTTTAAGTGGTGAAATGAGTAAGATGGATTTTAAAGGAGCTTCCGGTGGTATGGGAGTATATGCTGAGCGTAATGGCAAGGATTTTATGGTAAGATTTAGAATGCCAGCTGGGATAGCTTATATAAAGGATCTTAAACAAATTTATGACTTTGCAAATAGATATAAAGTAGAAAATATACATATAACTACTCGTCAAGCAATGCAATTACATGGAATTACTATAGATGAAGTTTGTAATATTATGAAGGAAGGTATAAAGAAAGAGTTATACGTAAGGGGTTCAGGTGGTAATTATCCTAGAAATGTTTCTGCATCACCACTATCTGGGGTAGAAAAAAATGAGGTTTTTGATATATCACCTTATGCAACTGCGGTGGGCCAACATTTTTTAAATAAGATATACACATATAAGCTTCCAAGAAAATTTAAAGTAGCATTTTCAAGTAACGACAAGGATGAGTCACACGTAACTGCTACTGATTTAGGCTTTTTAGCGGTTATTGAAGATGGCGCACAATATTTCAAAGTATACTTAGGTGGTGGAATAGGAAACAATTCAAGACTATCTGTTTCGAGTGGTCAATTAATAAATCCTGAGGATATTCTATACCATGTTGAAGCATTAACTGAGCTTTTTATTAATGAAGGCGACTATGTAAATAAAGGAAAAGCTCGTATAAGATATATTAAGGAAAGAATGGGCGATGAGAAATTCATAAATTGTTATAATAGTTATTTGGAGAAGGTTAAGGCTAAAGGCAATTTGAAAATCAAGGTAGAAACCAAGGTAGAAACCAAGGTTTATGATAAGGCTGGTAGTGAAATTTCTATAAAAAGTCCAAGACTAATTTCACAAAAACAAAATGGATTATATAGTGTGTATGTTCACCCAATGGGAGGACAATTAAAAACAGAGTATTTAAAACTAATAATAGATAAAATAGAAGGTATGGACGATGTAGAAATAAGATTAACTATGTCAGAAGGATTATACATTAGAAATTTGAATGGTAAAGAAGCACAAATATTACTTGACTTAACAGAGGAAATGGGTGGAAATACTTCACTTGAATACTCAACTTGCTGCATTGGAGTTCCTACTTGTCAAATGGGGATATTAGATAGCCAGAGTAGTTTAAAGGAGATTTTAAGATATTTTAAAGAAAAAAACTTTACAAAAGATATATTGCCTTCTGTTCATATATCCGGATGCACTAATTCTTGCTCCGTACACGAAATAGGAACAATTGGATTTCGTGGTAAAAAGAAAAAGATTCATGATGAACTTACAAATGTATTTGAGTTACATATTGGTGGAGACCTTGGAATAGGTAAAACAAAGCTCAGTAAAATTTATGGAGATATTAAACAAGTGGATGTGCCAGTATTTTTATTTGAACTTGCAATCGCCATAGATAATTCAAACAAAGACTTCACTACTTGGATGGAACAAAACATGGATGAGTTTAATGAAATAGTAACTAAATATATAGTATAA
- a CDS encoding ZIP family metal transporter: MLTNFNLLAHISNIGFFTAWIGTMIGILLCFITTDNGRRFKGTVLGFLGGLMLAIICFDLIPEAFENGNVYIATIGIFIGLITALLIDSGVSYLNFGNSDGEKQRYLKVALFMAIGSGIHNIPAGIALGSLLNISYTRGLQLAIALLLHGIPEGLTLGMYLKEGRAKVHTIILFSVFTSIPMGLGALMGGILNSVSPIIICISLSFAAGLILYTICKEIIPESIGLWRGRLSASGTVLGIIVGKIFVSIMH, translated from the coding sequence ATGCTTACTAATTTTAATTTGCTTGCTCATATAAGTAATATAGGTTTTTTTACTGCATGGATTGGAACAATGATTGGAATATTACTTTGTTTTATTACTACAGATAACGGGAGAAGATTTAAAGGTACTGTTTTAGGATTTCTTGGAGGACTTATGCTTGCTATAATTTGCTTCGATTTAATACCAGAAGCATTTGAAAATGGTAATGTATATATCGCAACAATTGGTATATTTATCGGACTTATTACTGCACTATTGATTGATAGTGGTGTTAGTTATCTTAATTTTGGAAATTCGGATGGTGAAAAACAGAGATATTTAAAAGTAGCTCTTTTTATGGCTATAGGTTCAGGAATACATAATATACCCGCTGGAATTGCATTAGGTTCACTCTTAAATATTTCCTATACCAGGGGATTACAATTAGCAATTGCTCTACTTCTTCATGGAATACCCGAAGGATTAACTTTAGGTATGTATCTTAAGGAAGGGCGTGCTAAAGTACATACAATAATACTTTTTTCAGTATTTACTTCCATACCAATGGGTCTAGGTGCTTTAATGGGAGGAATTTTAAATAGTGTATCGCCTATAATTATTTGCATTAGCTTATCATTTGCTGCTGGTTTAATATTATATACTATCTGCAAAGAGATAATACCTGAATCCATTGGACTTTGGCGGGGGAGATTATCCGCAAGTGGTACAGTCCTTGGAATAATAGTAGGTAAGATCTTTGTTTCAATAATGCATTAA
- a CDS encoding VanW family protein, with product MITNIVKKTRNKNKKATKPVSIIVGVVLVLLVLQSILIHNAISKYKLKIYPQVWVEDTNIGGKTKTEAKNAIIQKHNNSIAKRNITIKVNNNQYTIALSKLDMNYDYNLAVDKAYDIGREGNSLKKYFAITSPGKKNITLNHTYNYDIVDTVLKDVIKDNNKKAVDATIVRNNSGDLIVTKEEYGHSIDSTSLKKEIKTKVENIKQEQNLLIESKLINVEPKIKKNNLKGINTLISSSTTNFGSSNESRSENIRVASDSINGHIVMPGDLFSFNDVVGERSVKNGYKLAKGIVNDKVVDDLGGGVCQVSTTLYNAILRTNIASVERYHHSLPCSYIGKGLDATVSFGLLDYRFKNTYSYPIFIESGIRNENLTFNVYSNASLTNKKYNIDNEVAGNHVNVFRITYENGNRLSKVLLYTDKIS from the coding sequence ATGATCACAAACATTGTTAAAAAAACTAGAAACAAAAATAAAAAGGCAACAAAACCGGTATCTATTATAGTGGGGGTAGTCCTAGTTCTATTAGTACTACAAAGTATTCTTATTCATAATGCTATTTCAAAATATAAATTAAAAATATATCCACAAGTATGGGTAGAAGATACGAATATAGGTGGAAAAACTAAAACGGAAGCTAAAAATGCTATCATTCAAAAACACAATAATAGCATTGCTAAAAGAAATATAACAATAAAAGTTAATAACAATCAATACACTATTGCTTTATCTAAACTTGATATGAACTATGATTATAATCTTGCAGTTGATAAAGCTTATGATATTGGAAGAGAAGGTAATTCGCTAAAAAAATATTTTGCTATAACCTCTCCTGGCAAGAAAAATATTACACTTAATCATACATACAACTATGATATTGTAGATACAGTTCTTAAGGATGTTATTAAAGATAATAATAAGAAGGCTGTAGATGCAACTATTGTCAGAAACAATTCAGGAGATTTAATTGTAACTAAAGAAGAATATGGTCATAGTATAGATTCTACTAGTCTAAAAAAGGAAATAAAAACTAAAGTTGAAAATATAAAACAAGAACAAAATTTACTAATAGAGTCTAAACTAATAAATGTTGAACCTAAGATTAAAAAAAACAATTTAAAGGGTATAAATACTTTAATATCTAGTTCTACCACTAACTTTGGCAGTTCAAATGAAAGTCGGTCAGAGAATATTCGAGTAGCTTCTGATTCTATAAACGGGCATATAGTTATGCCTGGTGATCTTTTTAGCTTTAATGATGTAGTAGGTGAAAGATCTGTTAAAAATGGCTATAAGCTAGCAAAAGGGATTGTAAATGACAAAGTTGTAGATGACTTAGGTGGTGGAGTGTGCCAAGTCTCAACTACACTTTATAATGCAATACTTAGAACAAATATTGCCTCTGTGGAAAGATATCATCATAGTTTACCCTGTAGCTATATAGGGAAAGGTCTTGATGCTACAGTCTCTTTTGGACTTCTTGATTATAGATTTAAGAATACATATTCTTATCCTATTTTTATAGAATCTGGAATTCGAAATGAAAATCTAACATTTAATGTGTACTCAAATGCAAGTCTTACCAATAAAAAGTATAACATTGATAATGAAGTGGCAGGTAACCACGTAAATGTATTTAGAATCACGTATGAAAACGGTAATAGGTTATCAAAAGTTTTGCTTTATACCGATAAGATTTCATAG
- a CDS encoding YitT family protein: MTKSFKKFYANFSKVIIIMLGATLYSIGLEIFLIPNNIIDGGVVGISIMANHFISVPLGLLTFILNIPFFIIGYKQIGKTFTIATIFSVICYSIGVSILKPIPGITHDILLAAVFGGILVGLGIGLIMRSGGSTDGTEIVAIILDKRIKFSVGEIIMFFNFFILLSAGFIFGWDRAMYSLITYFIVIKVIDIIIEGTDESKAVVIISDKHEEISEAIMARLGRGMTYLYGKGGKEGEYKNVIYVVVSRLEISKLKCIVNGFDEDAFITIGSVETTGKSYRKKAIH; this comes from the coding sequence ATGACTAAAAGCTTCAAAAAATTTTACGCTAACTTTAGTAAAGTAATTATTATAATGCTTGGCGCAACCCTATATTCAATCGGCTTAGAAATATTTTTAATACCTAACAACATAATTGATGGAGGAGTGGTTGGAATATCAATTATGGCAAATCATTTTATCAGCGTACCACTTGGGCTACTTACTTTTATACTAAATATACCATTTTTTATAATCGGATATAAGCAAATCGGAAAAACATTTACCATAGCAACTATCTTTTCTGTAATATGCTATTCTATAGGTGTATCTATCCTTAAGCCAATTCCTGGAATAACGCATGACATACTATTGGCAGCAGTTTTTGGTGGCATACTAGTTGGACTAGGCATAGGCCTCATAATGAGAAGCGGTGGATCAACCGACGGGACAGAGATCGTAGCAATAATACTTGACAAAAGAATTAAATTTTCAGTTGGAGAGATAATTATGTTCTTCAATTTCTTTATATTACTTTCAGCGGGATTTATTTTTGGTTGGGATAGAGCTATGTATTCGCTCATAACCTATTTTATAGTAATCAAAGTTATTGACATTATAATTGAAGGTACTGACGAATCAAAAGCTGTAGTAATTATTTCAGATAAACATGAAGAAATATCTGAGGCAATAATGGCTAGACTTGGACGAGGAATGACTTACCTTTATGGTAAGGGTGGAAAAGAAGGCGAGTATAAAAATGTAATTTATGTTGTTGTATCTCGTTTGGAGATTTCTAAACTAAAATGTATTGTAAATGGATTTGATGAAGATGCATTCATAACTATAGGTAGCGTTGAAACAACTGGAAAGAGTTATAGAAAAAAAGCTATTCATTAA
- a CDS encoding lysylphosphatidylglycerol synthase transmembrane domain-containing protein: MKKYKFNLILGIASVGIFILLIIFTHGWMDLIHQMKNLHIQWLIAAIFSMFLYWVCEARILQVTVFLMKKDYKFKEAFKVTLIGQYFNSITPFASGGQPMQLFALTKQGLVAGKAGSALMIKFIMYQAILTIYSLVLIFWKLDFFRRKTSNLFYLIGVGFLVHASVIVCLIIFSKYRKLTHKFIMILSKILRKFKFIKNVSKLEVNINENLDQFHDNMQIAKHSKGLIFEAAIYTTLQLTIYFIIPYFIYLSFGMKGASIGSMIAGTAFIMMITAVIPSPGAMGGAEGAFYICFSLFFAASNIMAGILLWRLITFYSCIIFGFYALKKK, from the coding sequence ATGAAAAAATATAAATTTAATTTGATATTAGGAATAGCCTCTGTGGGCATTTTTATACTATTAATTATATTCACACATGGTTGGATGGATTTGATTCATCAAATGAAAAACTTACATATTCAATGGTTAATTGCGGCTATTTTCTCCATGTTTTTATATTGGGTTTGTGAAGCTAGAATCTTGCAAGTAACTGTATTTCTAATGAAAAAGGACTATAAATTTAAAGAAGCATTTAAAGTCACTCTTATTGGGCAATATTTTAATTCAATTACTCCTTTTGCATCTGGCGGTCAGCCAATGCAGTTATTTGCACTTACGAAACAAGGACTTGTCGCTGGCAAAGCTGGTTCAGCGCTTATGATTAAATTTATTATGTATCAAGCTATATTAACTATATATTCTTTAGTTCTTATATTTTGGAAATTAGATTTTTTTAGGCGAAAAACCAGTAATTTATTTTATTTAATAGGCGTAGGTTTTTTAGTTCATGCTAGTGTAATTGTATGTTTAATTATTTTTTCGAAGTATCGTAAATTAACACACAAATTTATAATGATTTTGTCTAAAATATTACGAAAATTTAAATTCATAAAAAATGTATCAAAATTAGAAGTAAATATTAATGAAAATTTAGATCAATTCCATGATAATATGCAAATAGCAAAACATAGTAAAGGATTAATTTTTGAAGCTGCTATTTATACAACATTACAGCTAACAATATATTTTATTATTCCTTATTTCATCTATCTTAGTTTTGGAATGAAGGGTGCTAGCATCGGTAGTATGATAGCAGGAACTGCTTTTATAATGATGATAACAGCCGTTATACCATCACCCGGAGCCATGGGAGGCGCGGAAGGTGCTTTCTATATATGTTTTAGTTTGTTTTTTGCAGCTAGTAATATAATGGCCGGGATATTGTTATGGAGATTAATTACTTTTTACTCCTGTATAATTTTTGGATTTTATGCACTTAAAAAGAAATAA